Within Sporosarcina sp. PTS2304, the genomic segment TTACCATTAAGGAAATGCTCCTGTATGTATTCGACGGAGCAAATACGATTAGATTATTGGAGGAAGACGTGTGAAGTTAACACCTACACCTCTTGCAGAGAGAGTGGATGGACTCGATTTTTTACGAGGAATTGCGTTGCTCGGGATTTTTATCGCAAATATGATACATTTTCATTCTCCTTATGCGTATATGGATCCGTATTCATGGTTTTCAGCGCCAGGAGAACAGGCGACATTTAGATTTATCGATTTATTTATTGAGGCGAGTTTTTATCCATTATTCGCCATGTTGTTCGGTTATGGGATGAATATGCAGTACGAGAAGTCGCTAAAGAACGGAACGTTATTTGCGCCTTTTATGGCAAGACGTTTAGGAGTTCTGCTAGTGTTTGGTTTGATTCATGCTTTACTTATCTGGTCAGGAGATATTTTGTTCACCTATGCAATGATGGGATTCATCATGATTGCTGTGATTCGGATCCCTAAAAAGTGGCTGCTGTCTCTTGCGCTAGTCCTTTACTTTGTTCCCTCTTTAATTTTATACGGGATCTTACTTATTGGACGAAAAAACAATCCGAACTTTATGTTGGATGGTTTTGTGGATATTCATCAGATTGAATTGGCCATTTCTGCGTATGCTAAAGGGACATTTGGAGAGATTTTTGCCTTTCGTGCGAGTGAATTTATATCCTTTCAAGTGGTCGGTCTCATTACATCAGTTGTAATCATCTTGCCGTTGCTGATGATAGGGGCAGCTTTTTCGAAATGGAAGATTATCGAAAGAGCGAGTGAACTGAAATGGAAGTTTGTTGTGATCATGGTAGTCTTTATGACTGCAGGGATTGTGTTAAAAAGCATTCCGTATTGGGACGGACCAAAGTTTGAAAATATTTTACTCGTTCAGACTACATTTGGCGGCATGATTTTAACTATCGGATATGCCGCGCTGTTCTTGTTGATTTGGCAGATTCCGTATTTACAGCTCATTACGAAGCCGTTTGCGACAATTGGCCGGATGGCATTTACAACGTATATTATGCAATCTATTATCGCAACGATGATATTTTATTCATATGGGGCAGGTCTCTATGGTAAGGTAGATATAGAGACAGGAACGATGCTTGCATTAGGGATTTTTGCGATTCAGTTACTCTTCGCGCAAGTATGGCTGTCCAAATTCCGTATGGGGCCATTGGAATTTTATTGGCGTAAGTTGTCTTACGGAAAGAATTTTATGAATAAAGAGGAAAAAAAGTAGTTTTTGTCGTAACATAGAAGTATGTGAATACACATGGGAAGGGTTGGGCAATCAAATGAAATTATTGTCATTCCGTTATGAAGGGCAGACATTATTCGGACCAAAAGTAAAACGTGAGGAAGCAGTATGGAATGTGTTAGCTATGGCTGAAGCACAAGAACAAACTGATTTTCCAAAAACTATTGTCGAAGCAGTAGCGCTTGGTCTAGACTTCGTTGAGTTAGTTCGTAAATTAGTGGAACAAACAGAAGCGGCAGGGGAAGTAGAACAGTTTAAACATGCTTTTACTGAAATCGAATGGCTTTCCCCAATTCCACGTACACCGAAAAACGTATTGTGTGTAGGAAAGAACTATGCCGATCATGCAGAAGAATTGGGCTCGAGAGTTCCAGAGAAATTAATGCTGTTTACAAAGTCGCCTACATCAATTGCAGGAGACGAGCAGACACTTCCGATTCATGCGGATGTAACAGATTCATTGGATTATGAAGGGGAATTGGCTGTTGTTATTAGTAAA encodes:
- a CDS encoding DUF418 domain-containing protein gives rise to the protein MKLTPTPLAERVDGLDFLRGIALLGIFIANMIHFHSPYAYMDPYSWFSAPGEQATFRFIDLFIEASFYPLFAMLFGYGMNMQYEKSLKNGTLFAPFMARRLGVLLVFGLIHALLIWSGDILFTYAMMGFIMIAVIRIPKKWLLSLALVLYFVPSLILYGILLIGRKNNPNFMLDGFVDIHQIELAISAYAKGTFGEIFAFRASEFISFQVVGLITSVVIILPLLMIGAAFSKWKIIERASELKWKFVVIMVVFMTAGIVLKSIPYWDGPKFENILLVQTTFGGMILTIGYAALFLLIWQIPYLQLITKPFATIGRMAFTTYIMQSIIATMIFYSYGAGLYGKVDIETGTMLALGIFAIQLLFAQVWLSKFRMGPLEFYWRKLSYGKNFMNKEEKK
- a CDS encoding fumarylacetoacetate hydrolase family protein translates to MKLLSFRYEGQTLFGPKVKREEAVWNVLAMAEAQEQTDFPKTIVEAVALGLDFVELVRKLVEQTEAAGEVEQFKHAFTEIEWLSPIPRTPKNVLCVGKNYADHAEELGSRVPEKLMLFTKSPTSIAGDEQTLPIHADVTDSLDYEGELAVVISKTGKNIPKQLAYDYVFGYTIANDITARNIQTEHRQFFLGKSLDGSCPMGPYVVTKDEIPNPQNLSLVTKVNDEVRQNGNTSSMLIKIDELIAEISKYVTLEAGDVLLTGTPAGVGKGMTPPTYLKKGDTVKVSVEGIGTLVNRFE